GCATGACTTGCAGGTCGGCGGCATAGGGCGCAAGACGCGCCCACAACCCGGCATGATCGAGCAGCGCTTGTGCCGGTTGCAGGAACGCTGTGGTGCGCAGATCAGAACCTTGCGCATCGCGCTCGGTGATCGGCGGGGCGGGGTCGACGCATATCACAGAAAACCCGGCCGTGCCGAAGATTGCCGCCGCCGCAAGCCCGGCCACACCCCCGCCAGATACCAGAATGTCGATTTCACCAGTGCTCATTTCTGTGCCCCTTTTCTTGCGAGCAGCCTATGCCGTAGGCTTGGGGAAAGCCAAGTGGCATCGGGTTTTGAAGGATGGCTAATTCTATCCTCGGGCCATGGCGATGAGCGCAATGTAGATTACGGGCACCAACGCTACGGCGGGTAAATAGAGCGCGGGAACACCCCATGCGAAGATCGCCATCCCCCAAGCGACGAGCACCATCAGAACTGCGAAAATGATCTTTGCCGCGAGAGCGTTTTCGGCTTTGTCGTCGGCGCTGTGCGGGGTATCGGAATCGGGTGTGTTGGCTGGGGTCATGAGCACGTTCTCCGTTGGGTTGGGTCTTGGGCAGGCTTATAAACCAACACGTATTGCTTCTGAACGTGAATCCCAGATGCATTTTGCCGCATCTGGGTGGGTTTTCTGGCTCCGGCCGGGTTAGTCTGTCAGCCGGGTAATAAAATCAGTGAGATCAACCGTATGGTGATGGATATGTGCCGCCGCTTTGGCCGCGGGGGCGACATGAACGGTGCACATGCCCAATTGGTGCGGGACGGCGAGGTTGCGCGGATCATCTTCGAACATCGCACCTTGCGAAGGTGTCAGACCATCGCGGGTAAAGACGCGTTCAAATGCACGGGCATCGGGCTTGGGATGAAAATCGGCATGTTCAACGCCATAGATCGCATCGAAAATGCCCGAGAGACCACGCGCCGCGATCACCCGTTCGGCGTAGGGGGCTGAGCCGTTGGTGTAAACGATCTTGCGCCCCGGTAGGGCCGCGATCCCTTGGCGGAGCTTGGTGTCGGCTTCGAGATGGTCGAGCGAGATTTCATGAACATGCGTCAGATAGGGCGTGGGATCGACATCATGTTCCTGCATCAGCCCGGCCAGCGTGGTGCCGTATTTGTGCCAGTAATGCTTGCGCAAATGATCGGCGCGGGGACGGTCTATGCCCAAGGCATCCATCACGTATTGCGTCATCCTGACTTCGATCTGATCGAAAAGCCGCGCTTGTGGCGGGTAAAGCGTATTGTCGAGGTCAAAGACCCAATATGTGACATGAGAGAAGTGCGATTTTGGCATGGACCAAGCCTAGGACGGGTTGGGCTGTGGTGCAATGGCGCAGTCTGCGGGCATAGGGCTTGAAGCATGGACCGTTTAGGGGTCTAGTCGGGCCGGGGAATACAAGGGATTGAGATGAAAGAGGCCAGATCAGCGCAGAAAGACGCCTATTCGCTCTTGTTGGAGGCGATCGACGTAGGAGAGTTTGAGCCGGGAGATCGGTTGGTGGAGAGTGATCTGGCGGAGAAATTCGGCGTGTCGCGCACGCCGATCCGCGAGGCGTTGCAACGGCTGGAAACTCAGCAACTTCTGACCCGTGACGGGCGCAGTCTGATCGTGGCGTCGCTGGATCACAACCAGATGGCCGAGCTTTATGTGGTGCGCGCCGAGCTGGAGGGATTGGCTGCAAGGCTGGCGGCGAAACATGCCACCGATGAAGAGGTGCGCGTGCTGCGCGAGATGGTGGCAGAGGACAAGAAGTTGACGGCAGATGCTGCGGCGCTGGCGCGGGCCAATCGGCGGTTTCATCGGCAATTGCATCTTGCGTCGCATAACCGATTTCTGGTGCAACAGCTTAACCTTGTGCATCAGTCCATGGCCTTGATGGAGACCACATCTCTGGCTGTCGAAGGGCGCGGCGAAACGGCGATGGATGAGCACGCCGCAATTGTCGCCGCGATTGAGGCGCGTGACGAAGACCGCGCGCAACGCGCCCTCAAAGATCACATTTCACAGGCTTTCGTGACCCGGCTCAAGCTCGATGCGCGGGCTGTCGAAGGCTAGGGCGTTGGCGCTGTCGAGGGAATGACCGTGTTGGGTCTTGTCCCAGAAGAACGGCTGAAACACCAATTCGAAAAGCGCCTTGTAAGCTGCGATGGCGCCGATCGGATAATAGAAATGCAGTGTCGGCACCCAAGCCAGAAGATGCCGGTGTTTCGGGCCAGACACGGCAGTGGCGTTGACCAGGATGGTGATGACCTCGACCAACAGGAAGAACAGCCCGAAACCCAGCAGAAACGACCGTGGCATGAGCGGGTCGAGCGGGTGTGGCAAGCCCAACAGAACCAGCCAGAAAGACCATAGAAACGGCGCAAGAACGAATTGCGACAGGGCGGTAATGAAATGCGCCTGAAAGCCCCAGAACTTCAGGTGCCCCATCTGTTGATAGAACTTGAGCGGGTTTCGCATGTGCACGAGGTAAGTGACCATATAGCCTTTGAGCCAGCGTGAACGTTGGCGCACCCAAGGCCAGAATCGGCAATTTGCCTCTTCGCCGGTCGTGGTGGTGATCATTTCGGTTCGGTAGCCATGGCGCGCCAGTCGGAAGCCGAGATCGGCGTCTTCGGTGACGTTATGCGCATCCCAACCGCCCAAGATTTCAAGCACGTCGCGGCGAAAAAAGAGCGTGGTGCCGCCCAGCGGAATAGCCAGCCCGAGCCGCGCCATACCAGGCAGCATCAGACGGAACCATGCGGCGTATTCCACCGTGAAACATCGCGCCAACCAGTTCTGTCGGCTGTTATAGTAATCCAGCACGCCTTGCAGACAGACGACGTCTTTGGGCACCTGCGCGAAACGTTCGACCACGCGGTCGATCTGATCGGGGTCGGGGGCGTCCTCGGCATCCCAGATCCCGACGATATCGCCATCGCAGAAATCGAGCGCATAGTTCATTGCACGTGGTTTCGTCTTGGGCACGCCTTCGGGCACTTCGACCACACGGATCCAGGGTGGCAGCGAGCAGCCGTCGATGGTTTGCCGTGTGAGCGCGTCGTTTTCCTCGAGTACCAACACCACATCGAGCAGTGGTTTGGGGTAGGTCAGTCGGCTCAGGCGGGCGACAAGATGCTGAGCGATTTCGGTTTCCTTGAAAAGCGGCACCAGTACCGAAACGCGCGGTTGTGCGCTTTGGCTGGCTGGCGGCGCGAGGCCGGGTTGGGCACTGGGAGCGGACATATGCGCGACATAGGACGCAAGCCGCAAGCCGGCCGCGACAAGCAGTGTGAAACTGGCCCAGAGTGCGAGGGCGGCAAAGACATAGGTGGGCTGCCAGAGAGTGAGGGCGAGGAGCAGTGCGACGCCCAGCAATGTGAGGCCGAGACGGCGACGTCCGGCGGGTTGCCAATTGCGGCAACTTTCAGAGATTGGCACACGCGCCGAGGCGTTTGCGGTAAGCGTTTCGCGGTGGATTCGCGCCAGTTCAGACTGAATATCACAGGCCGGGGCGAGGACGAGCTCGGCCTGCGGCGCACGCTCACCCATGAGGCTGAGAACGTGGGTGAAATCCTCGAGTCGAGAGGCCACAATACGCAGGCTGGTGCCATCGGCAGAACGGCGCCAGGCCAGGACACTGTGGTTGAGGCAGAGCCGCAGCGGGATCAGCTTGGCAAGCTCGGGGGTTGCTGGGGCGCGGGCAAGATCGACACGGGGCAGGCCGTGGAACCGCGACAGGGCAGTTATCATCTCATCGGCGCTGAACTGACCTTCGGAAATCAGGATGCGATCAAGTGAGGTCCGGCAGTTGGCTTGAATGTTGCGCGCCTCAAGAAGCGCGCTGGCAGTGATCAGGCCGGAACCGAGGAGATAGCGGCCGAAATCATCGCCGGTTTGCCGCCCGTCGGGAAGATGACGCGCTTGCTGCATTGGTTTTCCTAACCCTTGATCCACCCGGAGGTGGGATTGTCCCAAGGGTTAGAAAGCCTTCAAGTTTGTTAAAATTTGGTTAAATTCTGACTGGGTTACGTCGGGCTTACCTTACGTAAAGGTTAATGCAACTTAACCTACTCACCCTGAGATAAGGAAAAAACGCGCTCAGGCGGCGCGTTTTTCCATTTCTGCGGCAAAACGCTCAAACAAATAGAAGCTGTCTTGCGGGCCGGGAGACGCTTCGGGGTGGTATTGCACCGACCAGACGGGGCGGTCTTCAATCCGAATACCGCAATTGCTACCGTCAAAAAGTGAAACATGTGTTTCCAGCACGCCCGCGGGCAGGCTTTGACTATCGACCGTGAAGCCGTGGTTCATCGAGGTGATCTCGACCTTGCCAGTTTCCAGATCCTTTACCGGATGGTTGGCGCCATGGTGGCCGTGATTCATCTTGACCGTCTTGGCACCCAGCGCGAGCGCCAGCATCTGATGGCCGAGGCAGATACCAAAGACCGGCACATCGGTGCGATCCAGAATGTCGCGGATCATCGGCACGGCATAAACGCCGGTGGCCGCCGGATCACCGGGGCCGTTGGAGAGGAACACGCCATCGGGGGAATGCGCCAGGACTTCGTCGGCTGTGGCGCTGGCGGGCAAGACGGTGACATCGCAGCCCACGGATGCAAGGCAGCGCAGGATATTGCGCTTGGCACCGTAATCGATAGCCACGACCTTGTATTTCGGCGCGTCCTGGCGCGGATAGCCATCGGGCCAGGCCCAACGCATTTCATCCCAGCGATAGCTTTGCGCACAGCTTACTTCGGCTGCGAGATCCATGCCTTCGAGCCCGGCAAAGCCGCGCGCGGCAGCGACCAGTGCTTCGATGTCGAACTTGCCTTCCGGGTCGTATGACAATGCGACATGCGGCGCGCCCTGTTGGCGGATCGCGCGGGTCAGACGGCGGGTATCGACGCCGCCGATGGCGATGCGCCCGCGTGCAGCCAGCCAACCCGAAAGCGGCTCGGCGGCGCGCCAATTGCTGGGCTCGGTCGGATCCCATTTCACCACCATGCCCGAGGCCACGGGATCGCCGGTTTCGTCATCGTCGGGGTTGACCCCGACATTGCCGATATGGGGGAAAGTGAAGGTCACGACCTGTCCGGCATAGGAGGGATCGGTCATGATTTCCTGATAGCCGGTCATGGCGGTATTGAAACAAAGCTCGGCGGTGGTCATTCCGGTGGCTCCAAAGCCATGGCCGAAAAACAAGGTGCCGTCAGCCAGCGCCAGGCAGGCGGTGGGGCGATTATGGTTGTCGAGCGCCATGCGAGTCTCTCCGGGGGAATTTGGCGGAACCTAGGCCCGGACCCCGTAAGCGTCAAGGGGGCAGGGGGTTTGGATTGAGCATGTCGGGCTTTTGGAAAGGCATAGGGGGCATGATCGGCAAAACGCCTTTTTTTGCTCTGGATTTGACGCGAATTGGCGTCGGGTGTCGTAGCGTTATGGGCGCGCGCGCAAAACTTGCATGACGCGGCCCCATTGGGTAAGGATCGTAATTCTTGCAAACCATAAGGCTGGTAGAGATGGATCTTAGAGAGCGCATCTTTGGCGCATTGAAACAGGCGATGAAGGATAGGGCAGTTGATCGGCTGTCGACCCTTCGTTTGATCAATGCCGCGATCAAGGATCGCGAAATCGCGGCGCGCAGCGAAGGCAAAGACGGCGGGGTCGACGATACCGAGATTTTGGCAATCCTTGGCAAGATGGTGAAGCAACGCCAGGAAAGCGCGCGTGCCTATGAAGAGGGCGGGCGGCTGGATCTGGCCGAGCGCGAACGCAATGAGATCGTGATCATCGAGGAATACTTGCCGCGCAAGCTGTCGGATGAGGAAGTTCAGGCGGCAGTGAGTGCAGCGATTTCCAAGGTCGAAGCCAGTTCGATCCGCGACATGGGCAAGGTGATGGGCGA
This window of the Rhodobacteraceae bacterium LMO-JJ12 genome carries:
- a CDS encoding pyrimidine 5'-nucleotidase — protein: MPKSHFSHVTYWVFDLDNTLYPPQARLFDQIEVRMTQYVMDALGIDRPRADHLRKHYWHKYGTTLAGLMQEHDVDPTPYLTHVHEISLDHLEADTKLRQGIAALPGRKIVYTNGSAPYAERVIAARGLSGIFDAIYGVEHADFHPKPDARAFERVFTRDGLTPSQGAMFEDDPRNLAVPHQLGMCTVHVAPAAKAAAHIHHHTVDLTDFITRLTD
- a CDS encoding GntR family transcriptional regulator, whose translation is MKEARSAQKDAYSLLLEAIDVGEFEPGDRLVESDLAEKFGVSRTPIREALQRLETQQLLTRDGRSLIVASLDHNQMAELYVVRAELEGLAARLAAKHATDEEVRVLREMVAEDKKLTADAAALARANRRFHRQLHLASHNRFLVQQLNLVHQSMALMETTSLAVEGRGETAMDEHAAIVAAIEARDEDRAQRALKDHISQAFVTRLKLDARAVEG
- a CDS encoding glycosyltransferase, which encodes MQQARHLPDGRQTGDDFGRYLLGSGLITASALLEARNIQANCRTSLDRILISEGQFSADEMITALSRFHGLPRVDLARAPATPELAKLIPLRLCLNHSVLAWRRSADGTSLRIVASRLEDFTHVLSLMGERAPQAELVLAPACDIQSELARIHRETLTANASARVPISESCRNWQPAGRRRLGLTLLGVALLLALTLWQPTYVFAALALWASFTLLVAAGLRLASYVAHMSAPSAQPGLAPPASQSAQPRVSVLVPLFKETEIAQHLVARLSRLTYPKPLLDVVLVLEENDALTRQTIDGCSLPPWIRVVEVPEGVPKTKPRAMNYALDFCDGDIVGIWDAEDAPDPDQIDRVVERFAQVPKDVVCLQGVLDYYNSRQNWLARCFTVEYAAWFRLMLPGMARLGLAIPLGGTTLFFRRDVLEILGGWDAHNVTEDADLGFRLARHGYRTEMITTTTGEEANCRFWPWVRQRSRWLKGYMVTYLVHMRNPLKFYQQMGHLKFWGFQAHFITALSQFVLAPFLWSFWLVLLGLPHPLDPLMPRSFLLGFGLFFLLVEVITILVNATAVSGPKHRHLLAWVPTLHFYYPIGAIAAYKALFELVFQPFFWDKTQHGHSLDSANALAFDSPRIELEPGHESL
- the carA gene encoding glutamine-hydrolyzing carbamoyl-phosphate synthase small subunit; the encoded protein is MALDNHNRPTACLALADGTLFFGHGFGATGMTTAELCFNTAMTGYQEIMTDPSYAGQVVTFTFPHIGNVGVNPDDDETGDPVASGMVVKWDPTEPSNWRAAEPLSGWLAARGRIAIGGVDTRRLTRAIRQQGAPHVALSYDPEGKFDIEALVAAARGFAGLEGMDLAAEVSCAQSYRWDEMRWAWPDGYPRQDAPKYKVVAIDYGAKRNILRCLASVGCDVTVLPASATADEVLAHSPDGVFLSNGPGDPAATGVYAVPMIRDILDRTDVPVFGICLGHQMLALALGAKTVKMNHGHHGANHPVKDLETGKVEITSMNHGFTVDSQSLPAGVLETHVSLFDGSNCGIRIEDRPVWSVQYHPEASPGPQDSFYLFERFAAEMEKRAA
- a CDS encoding GatB/YqeY domain-containing protein, which encodes MDLRERIFGALKQAMKDRAVDRLSTLRLINAAIKDREIAARSEGKDGGVDDTEILAILGKMVKQRQESARAYEEGGRLDLAERERNEIVIIEEYLPRKLSDEEVQAAVSAAISKVEASSIRDMGKVMGELKSQFTGQMDFGAVGPMIKERLSA